Genomic segment of Leptospira perdikensis:
AATATCCAACGGCGTCTCGACGTTCGAGTAGTGTATCCTCCACCTTTAATTTCCCATTGATGAGAAAAGTAAAGATCCCTTGGTCTGGTGCATGGACTTGATAAGAGAGTTCTTTGCCTGGATCTAAAGTTGCCAAAGAAAAATAAGCATCTTGATTGATCCAAACGGCCTCCTCATCGATGGGGGAGACAACCGTTTGAAACCGGTTCACCCTTCCTGCTTCGGAGAAAGTTTTTTGTGCATACCTTGGTTCGATTCCTCCTACTTTCGGAAGGATCCATATTTGTAAGAAACTCACTTTCTTTTCACTGCTGTGGTTGAATTCCGAATGCATAATTCCGGATCCAGCGGACATGATTTGGACATCCCCTGTCCGAATGATTCCATTCGTACCTGTACTATCTTTGTGAGCCAACTCTCCAAAGAGAGGAATGGAAATAATTTCCATATTTTGGTGTGGGTGGGTACCAAATCCCATACTAGGTTCTACCATATCATCATTTAATACACGAAGGGCTCCGAAGTTTGTTTTTTCGGGATGGTACCAGTGGCCAAAACTAAAGGAGTGGTGGCTATCCAACCATCCGAAATTGACATGTCCACGCTCAGATGCGGGGTGAAGTTTTTTTCCTACGGAATTGCTGTTGGGTTTTAATGTTTCCATATTGAATAGTTTAATATTAAACTATAATTTGTCAATCGAGTTTTGTTTTCAGAAAGTAAAAAAAGAAAATCACTTTCCATTCACTTTCCTTTCCCGATCATCATCCTATGTCGACGAGAACTAGTTTAGAATCAATAAAAACCAAAAAGAGCTGGGTAGAATTGGGTCCTGTGTATGTAAATCGAGTCCGGTTTCTTTTGGCGGGATTCTATATCATAGCGACTCTCGGTTCCTATCAAACCTCAACCACATTACAAACTACAAGTTATTTGGTGGGGATTACTTGTATGTTTTTGTATGGGGGATTGCAAGCCTATCTATTCAAAAAGGAAAAGTTAAACGCATTTTTCCCAAAGGTACTCATTCTTATGGACATTACTGTCCTTTTTGCGGTGACTGCTTCCGGCCTTTTGGGTGGCAGTGGAGTTGCCGCAGACTTAATCAAATCACCCACACTCTATGTATTGTATTATTTTTATGTAGTATATTCGGCATTTTTATTTTCAAAACGAACTCTTCTTATGAGCACCTACTATTCCGCTTTTTGTTTGGTGATGATTTCAGTTATTGGTTATGGCCAAGGAGTAGAGTTTAGAGAGGTAGAGGGATTCCAAAGTTTAAAGAGTACGGTCGGGATCTCGAATGAAGTATTCAAAGTATTGTTTTTAATTTGTTTCGGATATCTGACCTCAGCGGTTCTTAATTTATTAAACGAAATCAAAAATGAATCGGAAGAAAGACAAAAAACGGCAGAGAATGAAAGATCTACTGCAGACAACCTAAATCGTGATTTGGTTAAGATTGGATCTGAGCTCATCAAAACTTTAAAATCGATTCGTGAAATCACAACGGACTTTAATGTACAAATTGAATCTCAAGATAAATCCATCAATGAATTGACAGAATTTGTATCCTCCTTTTCTGAAAGTATCCAGACATCAGTAAATAATATTGGAAAACAACATAACCAAATCAGTTTATTAAATCATAAATCAGACACTCTCAAATCAAGTATTACCGAGATTGGAACTGTTGTTGAGGAATTGAATTCCAACATGAGTGATTTCCAAGATAGAAGTAATGTCCTTTCTGGAACGGTTAAAAACTTAGAAGAAAGATTACGATCTGTGAATGAATCGCAAAAAGAAGTAAGTGAAGTGAATGATATCATGGCAGAGATCGCGGATCGGACGAATTTACTTGCTCTCAATGCTTCCATTGAAGCGGCAAGAGCTGGGGAACATGGGAGAGGGTTTGCTGTTGTGGCCCAAGAAGTTGCAAAATTGGCTGAGAATTCGAATGAAAATGCAACGAAAATTAAAAAAATCATCACTACTTCCAATCGATTCATC
This window contains:
- a CDS encoding pirin family protein, which translates into the protein METLKPNSNSVGKKLHPASERGHVNFGWLDSHHSFSFGHWYHPEKTNFGALRVLNDDMVEPSMGFGTHPHQNMEIISIPLFGELAHKDSTGTNGIIRTGDVQIMSAGSGIMHSEFNHSSEKKVSFLQIWILPKVGGIEPRYAQKTFSEAGRVNRFQTVVSPIDEEAVWINQDAYFSLATLDPGKELSYQVHAPDQGIFTFLINGKLKVEDTLLERRDAVGYWGKDEYKFHADIKSELLVIEVPMK
- a CDS encoding methyl-accepting chemotaxis protein is translated as MSTRTSLESIKTKKSWVELGPVYVNRVRFLLAGFYIIATLGSYQTSTTLQTTSYLVGITCMFLYGGLQAYLFKKEKLNAFFPKVLILMDITVLFAVTASGLLGGSGVAADLIKSPTLYVLYYFYVVYSAFLFSKRTLLMSTYYSAFCLVMISVIGYGQGVEFREVEGFQSLKSTVGISNEVFKVLFLICFGYLTSAVLNLLNEIKNESEERQKTAENERSTADNLNRDLVKIGSELIKTLKSIREITTDFNVQIESQDKSINELTEFVSSFSESIQTSVNNIGKQHNQISLLNHKSDTLKSSITEIGTVVEELNSNMSDFQDRSNVLSGTVKNLEERLRSVNESQKEVSEVNDIMAEIADRTNLLALNASIEAARAGEHGRGFAVVAQEVAKLAENSNENATKIKKIITTSNRFIQEGTELASVSLKQTEALQSKYELLSGVIKTATNKISSQKDVNNEVLESLDLIESISRELDQESKLLNQDKDQMVAVVQKMAEINREVVINARKVGENTLSLEKQAADLASE